Proteins co-encoded in one Gracilimonas sp. genomic window:
- a CDS encoding tetratricopeptide repeat protein, whose protein sequence is MSLTNKAKAYIRKHHNKKSAADIAEKLNQSEEDVQSYIDEISEPLPFKKKAAFYVITLSIPVLFFIILEVVLRGVDYMGNTELFIDPNIPQDEYYIPNPNFAARYFFYTKTIPNPSSDVFLQEKPEDTFRVFAMGGSSAAGYPYGYNGTFSRVVNDMLTDAMPDRKVEVVNVATSAISTYTLFDQVDEILEQKPDAVMIYAGHNEFYGALGVGSNENLGAFPGFVRFYLKLQRYKTFMLLREMIVNFGQWIATTLSDEEPTTGTLMERIISDQSIELNGPEYELAMIQFRSNMEAIVQKFADADVPVYLSTISSNVKDQSPFVSIEEDQNPPANDIYRKATSLYQSGDTTAAKEQFEYAKDLDGLKFRAPSDINKIINSLPASYPNTTLVPVHGAFEEASPDGIIGNSLMLEHLHPNQRGYFLMGKSFAESLLGDLAEQGFASPEKLNPDSYFDEMYISDFDNRIVHHRLRTLKQGFPFVIDGRETPYQFNYEPEGMVDSLAFGVVHKNTRWDAAKVELGNYYQNQGKIDKALLEYKGLIRNQPWNDSPYVFAARLLINQNNFTDAEPYLRKAYELAPREAFITKMLGSIELNKGNAEEAIRFLEESRQINPKDPQMLYNLSGAYGTNREFDKALEIANRLIELNPNYPGIQQWKQQLERILNSRRN, encoded by the coding sequence ATGTCCCTGACCAATAAGGCAAAAGCATACATCCGGAAGCATCACAATAAGAAAAGTGCTGCCGATATTGCTGAAAAATTAAATCAGAGTGAGGAAGACGTTCAGTCTTATATCGATGAAATCAGCGAGCCTCTTCCGTTTAAAAAGAAAGCCGCTTTCTACGTCATCACGTTATCCATCCCTGTTCTCTTCTTTATCATTTTAGAAGTCGTTTTGCGCGGAGTTGATTACATGGGCAATACGGAACTGTTCATTGACCCGAACATTCCACAGGATGAATACTATATACCCAATCCGAATTTTGCGGCCCGCTATTTCTTTTACACCAAAACCATTCCAAATCCCTCTTCCGATGTATTTCTTCAGGAAAAACCGGAGGATACTTTTCGGGTTTTTGCCATGGGCGGTTCAAGTGCAGCGGGATATCCTTATGGATATAACGGAACCTTCTCCAGGGTTGTAAACGACATGCTGACCGACGCCATGCCCGACCGCAAAGTGGAAGTTGTGAACGTGGCAACCTCAGCCATCAGCACGTACACCCTTTTCGATCAGGTGGATGAAATCCTGGAACAGAAACCGGATGCTGTAATGATTTATGCCGGCCATAATGAATTTTACGGGGCTCTTGGTGTAGGTTCCAACGAAAACCTGGGTGCATTTCCGGGTTTTGTTCGTTTTTATTTAAAACTTCAGCGTTACAAAACTTTCATGCTGTTGCGGGAAATGATTGTGAATTTCGGACAGTGGATCGCAACAACATTAAGTGATGAGGAGCCAACCACCGGCACGCTTATGGAGCGGATAATAAGCGATCAATCCATAGAGCTGAACGGACCCGAATATGAACTGGCTATGATTCAGTTTCGGAGTAACATGGAAGCGATCGTTCAAAAGTTTGCCGATGCGGATGTACCGGTTTATCTCTCAACCATTTCCAGTAACGTAAAAGACCAGTCGCCTTTTGTTTCAATTGAAGAGGATCAAAATCCTCCCGCAAACGATATTTACAGGAAGGCAACCTCATTGTACCAAAGCGGAGATACCACTGCAGCCAAAGAGCAGTTTGAGTACGCCAAAGATCTGGACGGACTTAAATTCAGGGCTCCTTCGGATATCAACAAGATCATAAACTCACTGCCCGCTTCTTATCCCAATACAACTTTGGTTCCGGTTCATGGTGCTTTTGAAGAAGCCTCTCCGGATGGCATCATTGGCAACAGCCTGATGCTGGAACACCTTCATCCCAACCAAAGAGGATATTTTTTGATGGGAAAAAGTTTTGCGGAATCCCTGTTGGGTGACTTGGCAGAACAGGGATTTGCTTCACCGGAGAAATTAAACCCCGATTCTTACTTTGATGAGATGTATATCTCGGACTTCGACAACAGAATTGTGCACCACCGGCTTCGAACTCTTAAGCAAGGATTTCCTTTTGTGATTGACGGCAGAGAAACTCCCTACCAGTTTAATTATGAGCCGGAAGGAATGGTTGACAGCCTCGCCTTCGGAGTGGTTCATAAAAACACTCGGTGGGATGCAGCCAAGGTGGAGCTGGGCAATTACTATCAAAATCAGGGCAAGATTGACAAAGCGCTGCTTGAATACAAAGGGCTGATTCGAAATCAACCCTGGAACGACTCTCCTTACGTTTTTGCCGCCCGGCTGCTGATTAATCAAAATAATTTTACTGATGCAGAACCTTATCTGAGGAAAGCTTATGAACTGGCTCCCCGTGAGGCTTTCATCACCAAAATGCTGGGCTCTATTGAGCTGAACAAGGGTAATGCGGAAGAAGCTATCCGCTTCCTGGAAGAATCCCGGCAAATTAATCCCAAAGACCCGCAAATGTTGTATAATCTTTCCGGGGCTTATGGAACCAATCGTGAATTTGATAAAGCGCTGGAAATTGCGAACCGGTTAATTGAACTCAATCCCAACTATCCCGGCATTCAGCAGTGGAAGCAGCAACTCGAACGAATTTTAAACTCAAGAAGAAACTAA
- a CDS encoding succinate dehydrogenase/fumarate reductase iron-sulfur subunit, with translation MSKEMTIHLKYWKQNGPNAQGHFEEYTLDNVNEHMSFLEMLDVLNEELMLEGKEPVEFDYDCREGICGSCNLVIDGRAHGPKQRVAACQLHMRNYSDGDHITIEPPRAASFPVIKDLVVDRSAFDRIIEAGGYVSVKTGSAAEANAIPVEKEKADAAFDYATCIGCGACVAACPNASASLFTGAKIAHLNKLPQGEVERKDRVVAMVDQMKEEGFGDCSNFAECEAVCPVGISISAIAEMRRDYMKAVMSGD, from the coding sequence ATGAGTAAAGAAATGACCATTCATCTTAAATACTGGAAGCAGAACGGCCCGAATGCACAGGGACATTTTGAAGAGTACACGCTCGACAATGTCAATGAGCATATGTCTTTTCTGGAAATGCTTGACGTGCTCAACGAAGAGCTGATGCTGGAAGGCAAAGAGCCGGTTGAATTTGACTACGACTGCCGCGAAGGGATTTGCGGGTCCTGTAATCTGGTAATCGACGGACGTGCACATGGCCCGAAACAACGCGTGGCTGCTTGTCAGTTGCACATGCGTAATTACAGCGACGGTGATCATATCACTATTGAACCACCAAGAGCTGCTTCCTTCCCTGTTATTAAGGATTTAGTAGTAGATCGAAGTGCTTTTGACCGGATCATTGAAGCCGGCGGATATGTATCGGTGAAAACAGGTTCTGCCGCAGAGGCGAATGCCATTCCGGTTGAAAAGGAAAAAGCGGATGCCGCCTTTGACTACGCTACCTGTATTGGTTGCGGAGCTTGTGTAGCGGCTTGTCCAAATGCTTCCGCATCGTTGTTTACCGGAGCCAAAATTGCTCACCTCAACAAACTGCCACAGGGCGAAGTTGAGCGTAAAGATCGCGTAGTGGCTATGGTTGACCAAATGAAAGAAGAAGGCTTTGGCGACTGCTCGAACTTCGCAGAATGTGAAGCCGTTTGTCCGGTAGGCATCTCCATTTCAGCAATCGCCGAAATGCGCCGCGATTATATGAAAGCGGTGATGAGCGGAGATTGA
- a CDS encoding YigZ family protein, whose protein sequence is MFSIKNSIESSFRERGSKFLGFLFPAETEDAFSDQLDTLKSKYPDATHHCYGWRMNPAQPKEFSTDDGEPSGTAGLPILNHLKSFEVINAGIVVVRYYGGTKLGKSGLIEAYGLAARQCLEAASLVSIKPVRLFTIRYPYSEENGIQQLISRYELHIRESEYLEHITLKVACPIGSALPFEEELEGREHLNIRFEKGKESYVAG, encoded by the coding sequence ATGTTTAGCATAAAAAATTCCATTGAAAGCAGTTTTCGTGAGCGAGGTTCCAAGTTCCTCGGCTTTCTGTTTCCGGCCGAAACGGAAGACGCCTTTTCAGATCAGTTGGATACGCTGAAATCCAAATACCCGGATGCCACGCATCACTGTTATGGCTGGAGAATGAACCCGGCTCAACCCAAAGAATTCAGCACCGACGATGGTGAGCCTTCCGGTACCGCAGGCCTCCCTATCTTGAATCATCTTAAATCATTTGAGGTTATAAATGCAGGAATTGTTGTGGTCAGGTATTATGGCGGCACTAAGCTTGGGAAGTCCGGATTAATTGAAGCTTACGGACTGGCCGCCAGGCAGTGTCTCGAAGCAGCCTCCTTAGTTTCAATTAAACCGGTCCGGCTATTTACTATTCGTTATCCCTACTCGGAAGAAAATGGAATTCAACAACTCATAAGCCGGTATGAGTTGCATATCAGAGAATCTGAATACCTGGAACACATCACCCTGAAGGTGGCATGCCCGATAGGCTCAGCCTTGCCTTTTGAAGAAGAACTTGAAGGAAGAGAACATTTGAATATCCGTTTTGAAAAGGGCAAAGAAAGCTATGTAGCCGGTTAG
- a CDS encoding alpha/beta fold hydrolase codes for MRYALIVFWFLIVFHSACRAQSQQNYEKLISVNGTELYVKVMGEGEALMVLHGGPGFNHDYFLPYLTPLAKHFRLILFDQRGMGRSSTNLDSTSFSIDYLVDDIEALRTELDLDAIHLLAHSWGGKLAMKYAIRYPASLKSLILSNTVAPSSEFNEATFAAFSKLNERQNLEELNAILDKIRGGNREVGVFEKFTKLNFRPMFYDTSRVHELTLNFSQTYFETQSLLSLLPPPNQRENLFPDLASVDVPVLIIRGELEPTPIQSDQKLVDTFPDARLINFSKAGHFPFIERPQAFKDSLTEFINKVEAGR; via the coding sequence ATGAGGTATGCATTAATAGTTTTCTGGTTTCTCATTGTTTTCCATTCAGCTTGCCGGGCTCAGTCACAACAAAATTATGAAAAGCTCATATCCGTAAATGGTACAGAGCTATATGTGAAGGTGATGGGGGAAGGGGAGGCCCTGATGGTGCTACATGGAGGTCCGGGCTTTAATCATGATTATTTTCTTCCCTATTTAACTCCTCTGGCAAAGCACTTCAGGCTTATACTATTTGATCAAAGGGGAATGGGCAGGTCGTCTACGAATCTGGATTCAACCTCTTTTTCGATAGACTACCTGGTTGATGATATTGAAGCCCTGAGAACCGAACTGGATCTGGATGCAATACATCTGCTGGCTCACTCCTGGGGAGGAAAATTGGCCATGAAATATGCCATTAGGTATCCGGCTTCGCTGAAGTCATTGATTTTAAGTAATACCGTTGCACCCTCCTCAGAATTTAATGAGGCTACTTTTGCTGCTTTTTCAAAGCTAAATGAACGCCAGAATTTAGAGGAGTTAAATGCCATTCTAGATAAGATAAGGGGAGGCAACCGGGAAGTAGGGGTGTTTGAGAAATTTACGAAACTTAATTTCAGACCCATGTTTTATGATACCAGCCGGGTTCATGAATTAACACTTAATTTCTCCCAAACCTATTTTGAAACCCAAAGCTTACTGAGTTTACTTCCTCCCCCAAACCAAAGAGAAAACCTGTTTCCTGATTTGGCAAGTGTTGATGTACCCGTTCTGATTATAAGGGGTGAACTTGAACCGACACCTATTCAATCTGACCAAAAATTAGTGGACACTTTTCCTGACGCCCGGTTGATTAATTTTTCTAAAGCCGGCCATTTTCCATTTATTGAAAGGCCTCAAGCTTTTAAGGACAGTTTAACGGAGTTTATCAATAAAGTTGAAGCTGGACGATAA
- the glmM gene encoding phosphoglucosamine mutase: MALMISVSGIRGIFGTDLTPQNLTRFTAAYGTWLKGGTVVVGRDSRVTGKICEDIIAATLASVGCDVIKVGVVPTPTVAMGVLKHKAAGGIIISASHNPAQWNALKLLNSKSEFLDADQGNEVIRISESEQFEYQPYDKIGVIREDEDLLDHHIEKILDLPYIHADKIADRDFSVAVDAVNGAGSEAIPRLLEKLGVKTVHKIHCTPNGLFPHNPEPLPEHLTEICDLVKEKQVDLGVVTDPDADRLALVDNNGKLFGEEYTQAAAFDFILNKKPGPCATNLSSSRVSDDVAREYDQTCYRSAVGEINVVKVMQEQDAVIGGEGNGGVICPDLHYGRDALVGIAMVLQLLTEKDMSSSEYRATLPDYFMSKNKIQLDELGKDADEVLEMVKEHFSSLDPNTVDGVKIDFAEGWVHLRKSNTEPIIRIYSEGKSPEAAKAFAGKIFDLLK, from the coding sequence ATGGCATTAATGATATCCGTCTCGGGCATCCGGGGCATTTTTGGAACCGATCTCACCCCGCAAAACTTAACCCGATTTACAGCTGCCTACGGTACCTGGCTGAAAGGCGGAACCGTTGTTGTGGGAAGAGATTCCCGCGTGACAGGTAAAATTTGTGAAGACATTATCGCGGCCACCCTCGCTTCCGTAGGTTGCGATGTGATCAAAGTAGGCGTTGTGCCTACTCCTACAGTTGCGATGGGCGTCCTGAAACATAAAGCCGCCGGTGGAATCATTATTTCTGCCAGCCATAATCCGGCTCAGTGGAATGCCCTCAAATTATTGAACAGCAAAAGTGAATTCCTCGATGCCGATCAGGGGAATGAAGTTATTCGCATTTCGGAAAGTGAGCAGTTTGAATATCAGCCGTACGATAAAATTGGCGTTATTCGGGAGGACGAAGATTTACTGGATCACCATATCGAAAAGATATTAGACCTACCATACATCCATGCTGACAAAATTGCTGACAGGGATTTCTCTGTGGCCGTTGATGCAGTAAACGGCGCCGGCTCTGAAGCCATCCCAAGGCTGTTAGAAAAACTGGGAGTGAAAACGGTTCATAAAATCCACTGCACCCCTAACGGTTTGTTTCCCCATAACCCGGAACCATTGCCCGAACATCTCACCGAAATCTGTGATTTGGTTAAAGAGAAACAGGTTGATCTGGGAGTGGTAACCGATCCCGATGCCGACCGGCTTGCCCTGGTAGATAACAACGGGAAGCTTTTTGGAGAAGAATATACCCAAGCCGCAGCCTTTGATTTTATACTAAACAAAAAGCCCGGCCCTTGTGCCACCAACCTGTCTTCATCCCGGGTTTCTGATGATGTTGCCCGCGAGTATGACCAAACCTGTTACCGCTCTGCAGTAGGTGAAATTAACGTAGTAAAAGTGATGCAGGAACAAGATGCCGTTATTGGTGGTGAAGGAAACGGCGGAGTTATTTGTCCGGATCTGCATTACGGGCGGGATGCACTGGTCGGAATAGCCATGGTGCTGCAGCTGCTTACCGAAAAAGACATGAGTTCATCCGAATACAGAGCCACGCTGCCGGATTACTTCATGAGCAAGAATAAAATCCAGCTGGATGAGCTTGGCAAAGATGCTGATGAAGTGCTCGAAATGGTTAAGGAACACTTCTCCAGCCTGGATCCCAACACCGTTGACGGGGTGAAAATAGACTTTGCAGAAGGCTGGGTTCATCTTCGGAAATCAAATACCGAACCTATTATCCGTATTTACTCAGAGGGGAAATCACCGGAAGCAGCCAAAGCATTTGCCGGGAAGATTTTTGATTTACTGAAGTGA
- a CDS encoding fumarate reductase/succinate dehydrogenase flavoprotein subunit, which produces MKLDSKVPGGPLEEKWDKHIKDIKLVAPNNKRKFEIIVVGTGLAGGAAAASFAELGYNVRSFCIQDSARRAHSIAAQGGINAAKNYPNDGDSIWRLFYDTIKGGDYRSRESNVYRLAQVSNEIIDQAVAQGVPFAREYGGNLANRSFGGAQVSRTFYARGQTGQQLLLGAYQAMMRQVHNGNIKYHPRHEMLDVVVIDGQARGIITRDLVSGELNRYEADAVVLATGGYGNVFYLSTNAKNSNVTAAWRAHKRGAAFANPCYVQVHPTCIPVSGDYQSKLTLMSESLRNDGRVWVPKKKGDDRHPNDIPEDERYYYLEERYPSFGNLVPRDVASRNAKMVCDDGLGVGETGLAVYLDFRDAIKRDGRDTIEAKYGNLFEMYENIAGENPYERPMRIYPAVHYTMGGLWVDYNLQTTIPGLYAAGEANFSDHGANRLGASALMQGLSDGYFVLPYTIGDYLAKQEPGKRYGTDHEAFEEAENAAQSQIDKLLNIDGDRTIIDFHRSLGKIVWDKIGIARNAEGLKSAIEEIRELREEFWKNVKVPGEKNNYNKYLEFAGRVADFFELAELMAEDALQREESAGCHLREEYQTEEGEALRNDEDFSYVAAWEYKGLNGKLEETLHKENLEFEFVELKQRSYK; this is translated from the coding sequence ATGAAATTAGATTCAAAAGTACCCGGCGGACCGTTAGAAGAAAAATGGGATAAGCACATCAAGGACATCAAATTGGTGGCGCCCAACAACAAGCGGAAATTTGAAATTATTGTTGTAGGAACCGGATTAGCTGGTGGCGCTGCAGCAGCCAGTTTTGCTGAGCTGGGCTACAATGTAAGAAGCTTCTGTATTCAGGATTCAGCCCGGCGTGCCCATAGTATTGCTGCCCAGGGTGGAATTAATGCTGCCAAGAACTACCCGAACGACGGTGACAGTATTTGGCGGCTTTTTTATGATACCATTAAAGGAGGCGACTATCGTTCTCGCGAATCTAATGTGTATCGCCTTGCCCAGGTATCCAACGAGATTATTGATCAGGCCGTCGCTCAGGGTGTTCCATTTGCCCGAGAGTATGGGGGTAACCTGGCTAACCGTTCTTTCGGTGGAGCACAGGTGTCGCGAACATTTTACGCACGTGGACAAACCGGACAGCAGCTGTTGCTTGGCGCTTATCAGGCGATGATGCGTCAGGTACACAATGGAAATATCAAATACCACCCACGCCACGAAATGCTGGATGTGGTTGTGATTGACGGACAAGCCCGCGGAATCATTACCCGTGATCTGGTTTCCGGTGAACTAAACAGATATGAAGCCGATGCAGTTGTACTTGCAACCGGCGGTTACGGAAACGTATTCTACCTTTCCACGAATGCAAAAAATTCGAACGTAACAGCCGCATGGAGAGCTCACAAACGAGGAGCTGCTTTTGCAAACCCATGTTACGTTCAGGTTCACCCAACCTGTATTCCGGTTTCCGGCGACTATCAGTCAAAACTGACACTGATGAGTGAAAGTTTGAGAAATGATGGCCGGGTGTGGGTGCCGAAGAAGAAAGGGGATGATCGCCATCCGAACGATATTCCTGAAGACGAACGATATTACTATCTCGAAGAGCGTTACCCAAGTTTTGGTAACCTTGTGCCTCGGGATGTGGCTTCCCGTAATGCCAAGATGGTTTGTGATGATGGATTGGGTGTTGGTGAAACCGGCCTGGCTGTGTATCTCGATTTCCGTGATGCCATCAAGCGTGACGGTCGTGACACCATTGAAGCCAAGTATGGTAACCTTTTTGAGATGTACGAAAACATCGCCGGTGAAAACCCATACGAACGGCCCATGAGAATCTATCCGGCTGTTCACTACACCATGGGCGGCCTTTGGGTTGATTACAACCTGCAGACAACCATTCCGGGACTTTACGCTGCCGGTGAAGCAAACTTCTCCGACCACGGCGCAAACCGACTCGGTGCAAGCGCATTGATGCAGGGACTTTCGGACGGATATTTCGTTCTGCCTTATACCATTGGTGATTACCTGGCCAAACAAGAGCCGGGCAAACGATATGGAACCGATCACGAAGCTTTTGAGGAAGCCGAAAATGCAGCTCAGTCTCAAATTGACAAGCTCCTGAATATTGATGGTGACCGTACAATTATTGACTTCCACAGATCATTAGGTAAGATCGTTTGGGATAAAATTGGAATTGCCCGAAATGCCGAAGGCTTGAAATCTGCCATTGAGGAGATTCGAGAACTCCGGGAAGAATTCTGGAAGAATGTGAAAGTACCCGGAGAGAAAAACAATTATAACAAATACCTGGAATTCGCCGGTCGTGTAGCCGATTTCTTTGAATTGGCAGAGTTGATGGCTGAAGATGCGTTACAGCGTGAAGAATCAGCCGGATGTCACCTCCGCGAAGAGTATCAAACCGAAGAAGGGGAAGCCTTGCGTAATGATGAGGATTTTTCATACGTGGCTGCCTGGGAATACAAAGGCCTGAATGGCAAACTGGAAGAAACCCTTCATAAAGAGAATCTTGAATTTGAATTCGTTGAGCTAAAACAACGCAGTTATAAATAG
- a CDS encoding cob(I)yrinic acid a,c-diamide adenosyltransferase, with protein MKIYTKKGDSGNTSLFGGQRVSKSSKRIDAYGTVDELNSILGMAAAYGLSEKGAELIVTVQQQLFVLGADLATPQSKEVRIERIGQSEVEFLEKAIDEMEETLEPLKNFILPGGAEAGSTLHFARTVCRRAERITVECRHEEEISEVAIMYINRLSDFLFVLARFENKEAGTEEKTWIPAR; from the coding sequence ATGAAAATTTACACCAAGAAAGGCGACAGCGGCAACACTTCCCTCTTTGGCGGGCAGCGTGTTTCCAAAAGCTCTAAGCGTATAGATGCATACGGCACTGTGGATGAACTGAACTCAATATTAGGAATGGCGGCAGCTTACGGTTTATCTGAGAAGGGCGCTGAACTTATCGTAACTGTTCAGCAACAGCTTTTTGTGTTGGGTGCCGATCTTGCAACCCCACAATCCAAAGAAGTACGGATTGAACGAATTGGCCAATCTGAAGTTGAGTTTCTGGAGAAAGCCATTGATGAAATGGAAGAAACCTTAGAGCCACTCAAGAATTTTATTTTGCCGGGTGGAGCTGAAGCCGGTTCTACTCTTCACTTTGCCCGAACCGTTTGTCGCCGGGCTGAGCGTATTACGGTAGAATGCCGGCACGAGGAAGAAATATCAGAAGTGGCCATTATGTACATTAACCGCCTCTCTGATTTCCTGTTTGTGCTGGCTCGGTTTGAAAACAAAGAAGCCGGAACAGAAGAAAAAACCTGGATTCCAGCCCGATAA
- a CDS encoding GxxExxY protein, producing the protein MYSLQADRITPIPDRLEEVGREVVDAAYKVHKNLGPGLLEKIYEACLVHELGKKGLKAERQVPVSITYDNIKFDEGLRLGVLVEDEIICELKAVDKVNPVWEAQIISHLKLTKKRLGYLINFNVKNIGRGINRFVV; encoded by the coding sequence ATGTATAGTTTACAAGCAGATAGAATTACCCCGATTCCTGACCGACTTGAAGAAGTTGGAAGAGAAGTGGTAGATGCTGCTTACAAAGTGCACAAAAATTTAGGGCCTGGTTTACTGGAAAAAATATACGAAGCTTGTTTAGTACACGAGCTTGGGAAGAAAGGATTGAAAGCCGAAAGGCAAGTTCCTGTATCTATTACATATGATAATATAAAATTTGATGAAGGACTCAGATTAGGTGTTTTAGTAGAGGATGAAATAATTTGTGAATTAAAGGCTGTTGATAAAGTAAATCCGGTTTGGGAAGCACAAATTATAAGCCATCTGAAATTGACAAAAAAGAGATTAGGCTATTTGATAAATTTTAATGTTAAAAATATCGGAAGAGGTATAAACCGTTTTGTTGTGTGA
- a CDS encoding succinate dehydrogenase cytochrome b subunit, producing the protein MPSLIKALNSQVGRKIMTGITGIGLMLFLIGHLVGNLTIFGESQAFNVYTYTLESLGPLLYVIEAGLAFFFLYHAILGISIWLQRRKARPEGYDKYQTKGGPSHQSLASRSMIWTGIIILVFLVFHIMHFKFGLFSPDEGTVILESAGGVEARNLRALVIAEFQKPLVAFGYIAVLALVILHLSHGAWSAFTSLGMKHGETSKKVQLGAYIFAIVLMLGFIFIPLYIFLTGGQGSLIAY; encoded by the coding sequence ATGCCTTCTCTTATTAAAGCACTGAATTCTCAGGTGGGCCGAAAAATCATGACCGGTATCACGGGTATCGGGCTTATGTTGTTTTTGATCGGACACCTTGTTGGTAACCTCACAATCTTTGGGGAATCTCAAGCATTTAATGTTTACACCTATACACTGGAAAGTTTAGGGCCTCTCCTTTACGTAATTGAAGCCGGCCTGGCATTCTTTTTTCTTTACCATGCAATTTTAGGTATTTCGATTTGGCTTCAGCGCAGAAAAGCCCGGCCGGAAGGATATGATAAGTATCAAACCAAAGGCGGCCCCAGCCATCAGTCGCTGGCTTCCAGAAGCATGATCTGGACAGGAATCATCATTTTGGTATTTCTGGTATTTCATATCATGCATTTTAAATTTGGATTATTCAGTCCTGACGAAGGCACAGTAATTCTTGAGTCGGCTGGTGGGGTTGAAGCAAGAAATTTAAGGGCATTGGTTATTGCAGAATTCCAGAAACCACTGGTAGCATTTGGCTATATAGCGGTACTTGCGCTGGTTATTCTTCACCTGTCTCACGGAGCCTGGAGTGCATTCACATCCCTGGGGATGAAACACGGTGAAACTTCCAAGAAAGTTCAGCTTGGGGCCTACATCTTTGCCATCGTGCTAATGTTGGGCTTCATTTTTATCCCGCTGTACATTTTTCTGACTGGCGGACAAGGATCACTCATCGCTTATTGA